Proteins encoded by one window of Psychromonas sp. L1A2:
- the oxyR gene encoding DNA-binding transcriptional regulator OxyR — MNFRDLEYLIALEELKHFRKAADKCFVSQPTLSGQIKKLEEELNVQLMERSSRKVIFTPAGIDIVAKAKTILLEAKSLKEIAKSHNEPMSGTLHIGLIPTVAPYLLPLIVPAMKEAFPDLQLYLHENQTQVLIKQLEEGELDCLILALLPGMEQFKKLDLYEEPLELALSDKHAWAEQRQINLQELSGEHVLMLADGHCLRDQAMGFCFAAGAIEDNSFKATSLETLRHMISAENGLTLLPQLAIPLNRYQSGVKYIPFIAPAPSRNITLLSRNNSARQVCFDQLAALINKAVQTRLDEY; from the coding sequence ATGAATTTTAGAGATTTAGAATATTTAATTGCACTTGAAGAATTAAAGCATTTTCGTAAAGCAGCTGATAAATGTTTTGTTAGTCAACCAACGTTGAGTGGGCAGATAAAAAAATTAGAAGAAGAGTTAAATGTTCAATTAATGGAACGTTCATCTCGTAAAGTCATTTTTACTCCTGCAGGTATTGATATTGTTGCAAAAGCAAAGACTATTTTATTGGAAGCAAAATCATTAAAAGAAATAGCAAAAAGCCATAATGAGCCAATGAGCGGTACTTTACATATTGGTTTAATTCCGACAGTTGCACCTTATTTATTACCATTAATTGTTCCTGCAATGAAAGAAGCATTTCCAGATTTGCAACTTTACTTACACGAGAATCAGACACAAGTCCTCATCAAGCAATTAGAGGAAGGTGAATTAGACTGCCTAATATTAGCGTTATTACCAGGCATGGAACAGTTTAAAAAACTAGATTTATATGAAGAACCGTTAGAACTAGCGTTATCAGATAAACACGCATGGGCAGAACAACGTCAAATAAATTTACAAGAGTTGAGTGGTGAGCATGTTCTAATGCTAGCAGATGGCCATTGTTTAAGAGATCAAGCGATGGGGTTCTGTTTTGCAGCAGGTGCAATTGAAGATAATAGCTTTAAAGCAACTAGTTTAGAAACATTAAGACATATGATCAGTGCTGAAAATGGTTTAACACTGTTACCACAATTAGCCATTCCGTTAAATCGTTATCAATCAGGCGTAAAATACATCCCATTTATAGCACCGGCACCATCACGCAACATTACCTTACTAAGCCGTAATAATAGCGCACGACAAGTCTGTTTTGATCAGTTAGCGGCGTTAATTAATAAAGCAGTACA